A single genomic interval of Zunongwangia sp. HGR-M22 harbors:
- a CDS encoding RNA polymerase sigma factor: protein MEKTKVTDAILVKDYINGNELALSELIHRHQQRIYSFIYSKVFDKDVSEDIFQDTFIKVINTLKKGKYNEEGKFLPWVMRIAHNLVIDHFRRNKRMPKFDNSGDFNIFSVLSDSGLNAEKQIIKDQIETDLREVIRELPEDQLEVLTMRIYKEMSFKEISERTGVSINTALGRMRYALINLRKIIEKHNMVLTN, encoded by the coding sequence ATGGAAAAAACTAAGGTAACAGATGCCATTCTTGTTAAAGACTACATTAACGGAAACGAATTGGCCCTCTCAGAACTTATTCATCGTCATCAACAAAGAATTTACAGTTTCATTTATTCTAAGGTATTTGATAAGGATGTATCTGAAGATATTTTTCAGGATACATTCATCAAAGTCATTAATACTTTAAAAAAAGGAAAGTATAACGAAGAAGGTAAATTTTTACCTTGGGTGATGCGTATTGCACATAATTTAGTGATCGACCACTTTAGAAGAAATAAAAGAATGCCGAAATTTGATAATAGCGGTGATTTTAATATTTTTTCAGTTTTAAGCGATTCTGGATTAAATGCCGAAAAGCAAATTATTAAAGATCAGATCGAAACCGATTTGCGCGAAGTAATTAGAGAACTTCCTGAAGATCAATTAGAAGTGCTAACGATGCGTATTTACAAAGAAATGAGTTTTAAAGAAATCTCTGAAAGAACCGGAGTAAGCATTAATACGGCTTTAGGGAGAATGAGGTATGCTTTGATAAATCTTAGAAAAATTATCGAAAAGCATAATATGGTTTTAACAAATTAA
- the wrbA gene encoding NAD(P)H:quinone oxidoreductase, whose translation MKDIKLAIIYYSATGTNYQMSKVAEEAAKDLGVKEIKFLRVEETVPEEIMKGNEDWVKHYNATKDIPVASADDLDWADAIIFSAPTRYGNLPSQFSSLMDTTGPLWQEGKLVDKVVSGMTSAANPHGGQEATLLSLYKAMMHWGAVIANPGYTDPVIFETGGNPYGFSMVGGSDLSENDKKAISAQVKRVVSLASKINA comes from the coding sequence ATGAAAGATATAAAACTTGCTATAATCTATTATAGCGCAACCGGTACCAACTATCAAATGTCTAAAGTAGCTGAAGAAGCTGCTAAAGATTTGGGAGTAAAAGAGATTAAGTTCTTAAGAGTAGAAGAAACGGTTCCTGAAGAAATAATGAAAGGAAACGAAGATTGGGTAAAGCATTATAATGCGACTAAAGATATTCCAGTAGCTTCTGCCGATGATCTAGATTGGGCCGATGCGATTATATTTTCAGCGCCAACAAGATATGGTAACCTGCCTTCACAGTTTAGTAGTTTGATGGATACCACAGGGCCGTTATGGCAAGAAGGGAAATTAGTAGACAAAGTAGTAAGTGGAATGACAAGTGCTGCAAATCCTCATGGAGGACAAGAAGCTACTTTACTTTCTTTATATAAAGCAATGATGCACTGGGGCGCGGTAATTGCAAATCCTGGATATACAGATCCTGTTATTTTTGAAACCGGAGGAAATCCTTATGGTTTTAGTATGGTAGGAGGAAGCGATCTATCAGAAAACGATAAAAAAGCGATTTCAGCTCAGGTAAAAAGAGTTGTAAGTTTAGCCTCCAAAATTAATGCATAA
- the uvrA gene encoding excinuclease ABC subunit UvrA, with translation MNIDLDKINPKENIIIKGAKLHNLKNINVVIPRNKLVVITGLSGSGKSSLAFDTLYAEGQRRYVESLSSYARQFLGRLNKPKVDYIKGIAPAIAIEQKVNSTNPRSTVGTSTEIYDYLKLLYARIGRTFSPVSGREVKKDTVTDVVKFIKEFPERTKLLLLAPIFVEEGRDLDEKIKILAQQGYSRIKIADEVLRIDEADLSKAKPENTSLVVDRVIKKDDEDFYNRLADAIEAAFFEGKDELFVETLSDNKLHHFSNKFELDGMNFLEPNVHLFSFNNPYGACPKCEGYGDVIGIDEDLVIPNTGLSIYENAIYPWRGDSMSWYRDQLINNSHKFDFPIHKPYFELTQEQKDLVWNGNQYFEGLNQFFDFLERKAYKIQNRVMLSRYRGKTKCSACHGKRLRPEAEYVKINETSITELVVKPLDKVRAFFADLKLDEYEEVIAKRLLTEINNRLKFLSEVGLDYLTLNRKSNTLSGGESQRINLATSLGSSLVGSMYILDEPSIGLHPRDSERLIGVLKNLRDLGNTVIVVEHDEEIMKEADEIIDIGPEAGTHGGHVVATGTLKEILKSDSLTAQYLTDKKRIEVPKERKKWTREINILGARENNLKNIDVTFPLGIFTAITGVSGSGKSTLVKKLLYPAVQKQLGGYGEKVGQFSGIKGDFKNLKSVEFVDQNPIGRSSRSNPVTYIKAYDDIRNIFSSQKISKIRGYKPKHFSFNVDGGRCETCKGEGEVTIEMQFMADVHLQCEACDGKRFKKEILEVKFNEKNIDDILNMTIDDAIDFFDEHNENKIANKLQPLQDVGLGYVQLGQSSSTLSGGEAQRIKLASFLVKGNTKDKALFIFDEPTTGLHFHDIQKLLKSFNALIDKGHSVIVIEHNMDLVKCADYVIDLGAEGGENGGYLVTQGTPEEVSKHKDSYTATYLKPKLK, from the coding sequence ATGAATATTGATTTAGATAAAATAAACCCCAAAGAAAATATTATTATTAAGGGTGCCAAACTGCACAATCTTAAAAATATAAACGTCGTTATACCGCGTAACAAACTGGTAGTGATTACTGGCCTTTCTGGCTCGGGTAAATCCAGTTTAGCCTTCGATACCTTATATGCTGAAGGACAGCGTCGATATGTTGAAAGTTTATCTTCGTATGCACGCCAATTTTTGGGGCGACTAAACAAACCTAAAGTTGACTATATAAAGGGTATTGCTCCTGCTATAGCGATCGAGCAGAAAGTAAATTCAACCAACCCGCGATCTACCGTAGGAACTTCTACTGAAATCTACGATTATCTGAAGTTGCTTTACGCACGTATCGGTAGAACATTTTCCCCGGTTTCAGGTAGAGAAGTAAAAAAAGATACCGTAACAGATGTTGTGAAGTTCATTAAAGAATTTCCAGAGCGCACAAAGCTCCTTTTACTTGCTCCTATTTTTGTGGAAGAAGGAAGAGATTTAGATGAAAAAATTAAAATTCTTGCACAGCAGGGATATAGCCGAATTAAAATTGCAGATGAAGTTCTTAGAATCGATGAAGCCGATTTAAGTAAAGCGAAGCCTGAAAATACCTCCTTAGTTGTCGACCGTGTAATTAAAAAAGATGATGAAGACTTCTATAATCGTCTGGCCGATGCTATCGAAGCCGCATTTTTTGAAGGAAAAGACGAATTGTTTGTAGAAACACTTTCAGATAATAAATTACATCACTTCAGCAATAAATTTGAGTTGGATGGGATGAATTTTCTTGAACCTAATGTTCATTTATTCAGCTTTAATAATCCTTATGGTGCTTGTCCAAAATGTGAAGGATATGGAGACGTTATTGGTATAGATGAAGATTTAGTGATTCCAAATACAGGATTATCCATTTACGAAAATGCAATTTACCCATGGCGTGGCGATAGTATGAGTTGGTATCGCGATCAATTGATTAATAATTCTCATAAGTTCGATTTCCCTATCCATAAACCTTATTTCGAATTAACCCAGGAGCAAAAAGATCTGGTTTGGAACGGTAATCAATATTTTGAAGGTTTAAACCAGTTTTTTGATTTTTTAGAAAGAAAAGCTTACAAGATTCAAAATCGGGTAATGTTATCGCGTTACCGCGGAAAAACAAAATGCTCGGCCTGCCATGGAAAAAGACTTCGACCGGAAGCCGAATACGTAAAAATCAACGAAACCAGTATTACTGAACTTGTAGTAAAACCACTTGATAAAGTAAGAGCTTTTTTTGCCGATCTGAAATTGGACGAGTATGAAGAGGTAATTGCCAAACGCCTGCTTACTGAAATCAATAACCGACTTAAATTTTTATCTGAAGTTGGCTTGGATTATCTTACCCTAAACAGAAAATCGAATACCCTTTCTGGCGGAGAATCACAACGTATTAACCTCGCAACTTCCTTAGGAAGTAGTCTTGTGGGATCTATGTATATTTTAGATGAACCTTCTATTGGATTGCATCCCAGGGATAGCGAACGCTTGATAGGTGTTCTTAAAAATCTACGCGATTTAGGGAATACCGTAATTGTGGTAGAGCATGATGAAGAAATCATGAAGGAAGCTGATGAAATTATCGATATAGGTCCTGAAGCTGGTACGCATGGCGGTCATGTGGTAGCAACAGGAACCTTAAAAGAAATTCTAAAATCAGATTCACTTACCGCTCAATATCTTACAGATAAAAAACGTATTGAAGTTCCTAAAGAAAGAAAAAAATGGACGCGAGAAATCAATATTCTTGGCGCAAGAGAAAATAATCTTAAGAATATTGATGTCACTTTTCCATTAGGAATATTTACTGCGATAACCGGTGTTTCAGGAAGTGGTAAAAGTACGCTGGTGAAAAAATTACTTTATCCTGCGGTACAAAAACAACTGGGCGGTTACGGTGAAAAGGTAGGTCAGTTTAGCGGAATTAAAGGTGATTTTAAAAACCTAAAATCGGTCGAATTTGTAGATCAAAACCCGATTGGTAGATCTTCAAGATCAAACCCGGTAACTTATATTAAAGCTTACGATGACATAAGAAATATTTTTTCATCCCAAAAAATTTCAAAAATTAGAGGTTATAAACCCAAGCATTTTTCTTTTAATGTTGATGGCGGTCGCTGCGAAACTTGTAAAGGTGAAGGTGAAGTAACTATCGAAATGCAGTTTATGGCCGATGTTCATTTGCAATGTGAAGCTTGCGATGGAAAACGCTTTAAAAAGGAAATCCTTGAAGTAAAATTCAATGAAAAAAATATCGATGATATTTTGAATATGACCATCGATGATGCGATTGACTTTTTTGACGAGCACAATGAAAATAAAATAGCTAATAAGCTTCAACCATTACAAGACGTTGGTTTGGGCTATGTTCAGCTAGGACAAAGTTCCTCAACACTCTCTGGCGGTGAAGCACAGCGTATTAAATTGGCTTCATTTTTAGTAAAAGGAAATACAAAAGATAAGGCACTATTTATTTTTGATGAACCAACTACAGGATTACACTTTCACGATATTCAGAAATTATTAAAATCCTTTAATGCTTTAATCGATAAGGGCCATAGCGTGATCGTGATTGAACATAATATGGATTTGGTTAAATGTGCAGATTACGTGATAGATTTGGGCGCTGAAGGTGGTGAAAACGGAGGATATCTAGTTACTCAAGGTACACCAGAAGAAGTTTCTAAACATAAAGATTCCTATACAGCTACTTATTTAAAGCCTAAACTAAAATAA
- the bcp gene encoding thioredoxin-dependent thiol peroxidase yields MTTLKAGDKAPDFSVEDQDGNEVKLSDFKGKKLVLFFYPKASTPGCTAEACNLRDNWEVFQKEGYAILGVSADSKRRQTNFKAKNELPFPLLADEDKEVINAYGVWGPKKFMGKEYEGIHRTTFVIDKEGKIEEVISKVKTKDHAAQIL; encoded by the coding sequence ATGACGACATTAAAAGCAGGAGATAAAGCACCAGATTTTTCAGTAGAAGATCAAGATGGGAATGAAGTAAAGCTTTCAGATTTTAAAGGAAAGAAACTGGTTTTATTTTTCTATCCAAAGGCTAGTACACCAGGATGTACTGCAGAAGCTTGTAATCTTAGAGATAATTGGGAAGTGTTCCAAAAGGAGGGTTATGCGATTTTGGGAGTAAGTGCAGATTCTAAGCGTAGACAAACTAATTTTAAAGCCAAGAACGAGCTTCCTTTTCCGCTATTAGCAGATGAAGATAAAGAAGTGATAAACGCTTATGGTGTCTGGGGACCTAAAAAATTTATGGGTAAAGAATACGAAGGAATTCATCGGACTACTTTTGTAATCGACAAAGAGGGCAAAATTGAAGAAGTAATTAGTAAGGTGAAAACCAAAGATCACGCCGCCCAGATTCTATAA
- a CDS encoding endonuclease III domain-containing protein, with the protein MNKQQKVQFVIDTLQNIYPEIPIPLDHKDPYTLLIAVLLSAQSTDVKVNQITPLLFEVADTPQKMVKLSVEEIREIIKPCGLSPMKSKGIHALSEILLEKYNGQVPADFEALESLPAVGHKTASVVMAQAFNVPAFPVDTHIQRLMYRWNLSNGKSVVQTEKDAKRLFPKDLWNELHLQIIWYGRQYSPARGWDLEKDIITKTIGRKTVLADYEKKIAKKKK; encoded by the coding sequence ATGAATAAACAGCAAAAAGTGCAATTTGTAATTGATACTTTACAAAATATTTATCCTGAAATTCCTATCCCTTTAGATCATAAAGATCCTTACACACTTTTGATTGCTGTTTTACTTTCTGCCCAAAGTACCGATGTTAAAGTGAATCAAATAACTCCACTTTTATTTGAAGTTGCCGACACGCCGCAAAAAATGGTTAAATTAAGTGTTGAAGAAATTAGAGAAATTATAAAACCCTGCGGATTATCTCCAATGAAATCAAAAGGTATTCATGCCCTTTCTGAAATATTATTAGAAAAATATAACGGGCAGGTACCGGCAGATTTTGAAGCTTTAGAAAGTCTTCCTGCTGTGGGTCACAAAACGGCCAGTGTGGTGATGGCTCAGGCATTTAATGTCCCTGCATTTCCGGTAGATACTCATATTCAAAGATTAATGTATCGATGGAATTTATCTAATGGAAAAAGCGTTGTGCAAACTGAAAAAGATGCCAAACGATTATTTCCAAAAGACCTCTGGAATGAGCTTCATTTGCAAATAATCTGGTATGGCCGGCAATATTCACCGGCAAGAGGTTGGGATCTTGAAAAAGATATCATCACTAAAACTATCGGTAGAAAAACAGTTCTGGCAGATTATGAAAAGAAAATAGCTAAAAAGAAGAAATAA